In one window of Chelmon rostratus isolate fCheRos1 chromosome 19, fCheRos1.pri, whole genome shotgun sequence DNA:
- the psmd5 gene encoding 26S proteasome non-ATPase regulatory subunit 5: MAASIESLLDEIAGVEDPIEELQSLKTALLSIPLSALRDSLSGQRFNVIFSLLNSNEREQVELCVEILERILLALSPMSLAQNYRLELQGGLTHPNEAVKILALTQIGRIVEQPDTLTEILNNHDILQGVIQCIGEEKMAVAKQAIKALSKLSHSKLGLDKLFQSDLLKVMKDVMATSDIVRYRIYELVVEISSASPISLGYCANSSFISQLLGELTGDDVLIRATAIEMVTTLAHSQHGRQYLAQQGIMDKISNMIRGAETDPFSSLYIPGLVKFFGNLAIMDSPQQVCETYPAFQNKVFEMALDSDPAMIGVALDTLGLLGSTVEGKQVLQKTGENFKAVLLRMSQLASSGATELRVRSLDAISQLLTLQPEQQTEDLLALTESWFRLLSNQPMDMIRNISTQPFPELHCGALRIFSAIATQPWGQKLMISTPSFMEFVLDRSTGQTKEAKDAKFELVGSLVCSSTAAEILGSQHYIRLKTYLREGPYYVSAVASVSTEGAD, translated from the exons ATGGCTGCATCCATTGAGAGTTTACTGGATGAAATTGCCGGTGTTGAAGACCCTATTGAAGAGCTACAGAGTCTAAAAACAGCCTTATTATCCATCCCTCTCAGCGCTTTGAGAGACTCACTGAGCGGACAGCGTTTCAATGTGATATTCTCTCTTTTAAACTCAAATGAAAG GGAACAGGTTGAGCTGTGTGTGGAAATCCTTGAACGCATCTTACTGGCTCTCAGCCCCATGTCCCTGGCCCAGAACTACAGACTGGAGCTGCAGGGCGGTCTCACCCATCCTAATGAAGCGGTCAAGATTCTGGCCTTGACACAG ATTGGTAGAATAGTGGAGCAACCCGACACTCTGACTGAAATCCTCAACAACCATGACATCCTTCAAGGGGTGATTCAATGCATTGGAGAAGAGAAAATGGCTGTGGCGAAGCAG GCCATCAAGGCTTTGTCTAAGCTGAGTCACTCCAAGCTCGGTTTAGACAAATTGTTCCAGAGCGACCTGCTGAAAGTAATGAAGGATGTGATGGCCACAAGTGACATTGTCAGATACAGAATATATGAG ctggtGGTGGAAATCTCGTCGGCATCTCCCATTTCCCTCGGTTACTGTGCCAACAGCAGCTTCATTTCTCAGCTGCTTGGAGAACTGACAGGCGATGATGTCTTGATTAG agCCACAGCCATTGAGATGGTGACCACTCTAGCCCACAGCCAGCATGGCCGGCAGTATTTGGCCCAGCAGGGTATAATGGACAAGATCTCCAACATGATCAGAGGAGCAGAGACTGACCCATTCTCCTCACTCTACATTCCTG GTTTGGTGAAGTTCTTTGGAAACCTGGCCATTATGGACAGCCCACAGCAGGTCTGTGAAACCTACCCAGCCTTCCAGAACAAGGTGTTTGAGATGGCTCTAGACTCGGACCCTGCAATGATCGGTGTGGCTCTGGACACTTTGGGGTTACTTGGATCCACTGTGGAGGGGAAGCAGGTCCTTCAGAAAACAG gGGAAAATTTCAAGGCTGTGTTGTTAAGAATGAGCCAGCTCGCCAGCTCTGGAGCTACAGAGCTCAGGGTTCGCAGCTTGGACGCCATATCACAACTTCTCACTCTacag ccagagcagcagacagaagacCTCTTGGCCCTGACAGAGTCCTGGTTCCGCCTTTTGTCTAACCAGCCCATGGACATGATTCGCAACATTAGCACTCAGCCGTTCCCAGAGCTGCACTGTGGGGCACTGCGGATATTCAGC gccATTGCCACTCAGCCATGGGGTCAGAAGTTAATGATCAGCACTCCCAGTTTCATGGAGTTTGTTCTGGATCGTTCAACGGGTCAGACAAAGGAGGCCAAAGATGCCAAGTTTGAACTAGTGGGGTCGCTTGTGTGctcatcaacagcagcagagatacTGGGCAGCCAGCACTACATCCGTCTGAAGACTTATCTCAGAGAGGGACCTTACTATGTTTCAGCGGTGGCCTCAGTCAGCACGGAAGGAGCAGACTGA
- the LOC121623430 gene encoding beta-1,3-galactosyltransferase 9, with protein MQCCLCKLRTHQWCFLLFNVLLFHALLFGADFVEEYLLQPTPGVYTDGMVVDVREKARKLDLSKARDNVSQAYAIANPDACTNSDLFLLTVVFSSTANITQRDAVRRTWANQTLIQGFPVRILFFLGSTQTSAAQKALMTEFDRYGDMVQGHAVADSSLRGPTERTVLALRWVIAFCPVARFVLLTKDTVFVNLPAIGSYLLGLHRHPEDLYLGRVIQRDSPDRDSNSPGYLPPALYPDKYLPEYCDGTAYVLSQDVVRKVYVASAAVCAPVPADVFVGLCAQKAGVAPTHSARFAGEKHVRYNACCYRYLFSSAGMGGLELDAVWADLGVKGGGCSLLQTYYGLVTCKALTYLDKLSFFNSESQDDSHG; from the exons ATGCAG TGCTGTCTGTGCAAGCTCCGTACCCACCAGTggtgcttcctcctcttcaacGTGCTACTCTTCCATGCCCTGCTGTTTGGGGCAGACTTTGTCGAGGAGTACCTCCTGCAGCCCACGCCTGGGGTCTACACTGATGGCATGGTTGTTGatgtgagagaaaaagcaagGAAACTAGATCTCAGCAAGGCCAGGGACAACGTGTCCCAGGCCTACGCCATCGCTAACCCTGATGCCTGCACAAACTCTGACCTCTTCCTGCTCACTGTAGTCTTCAGCTCCACAGCTAATATCACCCAAAGAGACGCAGTCAGGAGGACGTGGGCCAACCAAACGCTCATCCAAGGTTTCCCAGTCCGGATACTGTTCTTCTTAGGATCAACTCAGACTTCTGCAGCACAAAAGGCCCTCATGACAGAGTTTGACCGCTATGGGGACATGGTCCAGGGTCATGCTGTGGCTGACTCATCGCTCCGTGGCCCAACAGAAAGGACAGTGCTTGCACTCCGCTGGGTGATCGCCTTCTGTCCCGTGGCACGTTTTGTTCTGCTGACCAAGGACACTGTGTTTGTCAACCTCCCTGCCATCGGAAGCTACCTGCTCGGGCTGCACAGACACCCTGAGGACCTTTATCTAGGTAGGGTGATCCAGAGAGACTCCCCTGACAGGGACTCTAACAGTCCTGGCTACCTGCCCCCAGCTCTCTACCCTGACAAGTACCTGCCTGAATACTGTGACGGGACAGCTTATGTTCTATCCCAGGATGTGGTCCGAAAAGTGTACGTGGCGTCCGCAGCAGTCTGTGCACCTGtgcctgctgatgtttttgtggGCCTCTGTGCTCAGAAGGCTGGTGTGGCACCAACCCACAGTGCCAGGTTCGCAGGAGAGAAACATGTCCGCTACAACGCCTGCTGTTACCGCTATCTGTTCAGCTCAGCAGGAATGGGAGGCCTTGAACTAGACGCGGTGTGGGCAGATCTGGGAGTGAAGGGTGGAGGAtgctcactgctgcagacaTACTATGGCCTGGTGACCTGCAAGGCCCTCACATACCTGGATAAACTGTCTTTCTTCAACTCTGAGAGCCAAGATGACTCACATGGGTAA